One window of Hylemonella gracilis genomic DNA carries:
- a CDS encoding TRAP transporter large permease, producing the protein MSLEAQAFIVFCLGMVVFMGLGVPMAFALVLTGAGMAWTLDFWDTQLLAQNLVAGIDSFPLLAVPFFILAGELMNAGGISRRIIEMARAWVGHIRGGLGFVTIGAAMLMASMSGSALADTAALATILLPMMKQHGYPMGRSAGLMAAGGIIAPIIPPSMPMVIYGVTTNTSISQLFLSGIVPGFIMGLGLVIAWRIESARMTGVQRDEPMPYKARLRATVKAFWALLMPVIIIGGMKSGVFTPTEAAVVAAFYALVVATLVHREMTLAQLQGVLARAAKTTAIVMFLCAGAQVASYMVTLADLPTVLTGWLGGLTENPKLLMLVMMGVLVLIGTALDLTPTILIFAPVMLPIAVKAGIDPVYFGLMFVLNGTIGLITPPVGTVLNVVAGVGRMRLDEVIRGVNPYLVVYLAILLLFIAFPQIVTLPVAWLR; encoded by the coding sequence ATGAGTCTCGAAGCACAAGCCTTCATTGTTTTTTGCCTCGGCATGGTGGTGTTCATGGGCCTGGGCGTGCCCATGGCCTTTGCCCTGGTGCTGACTGGCGCGGGCATGGCCTGGACGCTGGATTTCTGGGACACCCAGTTGCTGGCCCAGAACCTGGTGGCCGGCATCGACAGTTTTCCGCTGCTGGCCGTGCCCTTCTTCATTCTTGCGGGTGAACTGATGAACGCCGGCGGCATCAGCCGCCGCATCATCGAGATGGCGCGCGCCTGGGTGGGTCACATCCGGGGCGGCCTGGGTTTCGTGACGATTGGCGCGGCCATGCTGATGGCCAGCATGAGTGGCTCCGCCCTGGCGGACACGGCGGCGCTGGCCACCATCCTGCTGCCCATGATGAAGCAGCACGGCTACCCCATGGGTCGTTCGGCCGGCCTGATGGCGGCGGGTGGCATCATCGCGCCCATCATCCCGCCGTCCATGCCCATGGTGATCTATGGCGTGACGACCAACACCTCGATTTCCCAGCTCTTCCTCTCGGGCATCGTGCCTGGCTTCATCATGGGCCTGGGCCTGGTGATCGCGTGGCGGATCGAAAGCGCGCGCATGACGGGCGTGCAGCGTGACGAGCCCATGCCCTACAAGGCACGCTTGCGCGCCACGGTCAAGGCGTTCTGGGCCTTGCTGATGCCGGTCATCATCATTGGCGGCATGAAGTCCGGCGTGTTCACGCCGACCGAGGCGGCGGTGGTGGCGGCGTTCTACGCGCTGGTGGTCGCCACGCTGGTGCACCGCGAGATGACCCTCGCGCAGCTGCAAGGCGTGCTGGCCCGCGCGGCCAAGACCACGGCCATCGTGATGTTCCTGTGCGCGGGCGCGCAGGTGGCCAGCTACATGGTCACGCTGGCCGATCTGCCCACCGTGTTGACGGGCTGGCTCGGTGGCCTGACCGAGAACCCCAAGCTGCTGATGCTGGTGATGATGGGCGTGCTGGTCCTGATCGGCACCGCGCTGGACCTGACGCCCACCATCCTGATCTTCGCGCCCGTGATGCTGCCCATCGCGGTCAAGGCCGGCATCGACCCGGTGTACTTTGGCCTGATGTTCGTGCTCAACGGCACCATCGGCCTGATCACCCCCCCCGTGGGCACGGTACTCAACGTGGTGGCGGGCGTGGGCCGCATGCGGCTGGACGAGGTGATTCGCGGGGTGAATCCCTATCTGGTGGTCTATCTGGCCATCCTGCTGCTCTTCATCGCCTTTCCGCAGATCGTCACCTTGCCCGTGGCCTGGCTGCGCTGA
- a CDS encoding TRAP transporter small permease subunit: MTQDSHSPSAAQRFGSLLMAVCLAVMALAVFINVVLRYGFGSGVAASEELSRLLFVWLVCIGATAAYARGEHMAFTALVRRFRHGAAMPWLARLIHLLVVAACVMLAWGAWQQVVVGMDSHSVVLRYPVALLPLPALLCSVAIGGMALRDLVRGRLPDFGHEAEVE; encoded by the coding sequence ATGACCCAAGATTCCCATTCCCCTTCCGCTGCCCAGCGGTTCGGCAGCCTGCTCATGGCGGTCTGCCTAGCCGTGATGGCGCTGGCGGTGTTCATCAACGTGGTGCTGCGCTATGGCTTCGGCAGTGGCGTGGCGGCCAGCGAGGAACTGTCGCGCCTGCTTTTCGTCTGGCTGGTCTGCATCGGCGCGACCGCGGCTTACGCGCGCGGCGAGCACATGGCCTTCACCGCGCTGGTCCGGCGCTTTCGCCATGGTGCTGCCATGCCCTGGCTGGCGCGGCTCATCCACCTGCTGGTGGTGGCGGCCTGCGTCATGCTGGCTTGGGGCGCCTGGCAACAGGTCGTGGTGGGCATGGACAGCCACAGCGTGGTGTTGCGCTATCCCGTGGCCTTGCTGCCCCTGCCGGCCCTGCTGTGCAGCGTCGCCATCGGGGGCATGGCACTGCGCGATCTGGTGCGCGGACGCCTGCCGGATTTCGGGCACGAAGCCGAAGTGGAGTGA
- a CDS encoding gluconokinase, giving the protein MSDTPTTVPHARSAPHHLVVMGVAGCGKSSLAQAVARQLGWRLHEGDDYHSAENVRKMRAGIALNDEDRAGWLECLGAVLAAEPGVVLTCSALRRAYRDRLRAAAPGLRFAFMGLDQDAARQRVAARPGHIFPVSLVASQFQTLEDPSGETGVLTLDALQPLDLLCRQVCDWLGRPIPQD; this is encoded by the coding sequence ATGTCCGACACACCGACTACCGTGCCCCATGCCAGGTCCGCGCCGCACCACCTCGTGGTGATGGGTGTGGCTGGTTGTGGCAAATCCAGCCTGGCGCAAGCCGTGGCCCGCCAGTTGGGCTGGCGCCTGCACGAGGGGGATGATTACCACTCTGCCGAGAACGTGCGCAAGATGCGCGCGGGCATCGCGCTGAACGATGAGGACCGGGCTGGCTGGCTGGAATGCCTGGGGGCCGTGCTGGCCGCCGAACCGGGCGTGGTGCTGACCTGCTCCGCCCTGCGCCGCGCCTACCGCGACCGCCTGCGCGCCGCCGCGCCTGGCCTTCGTTTCGCCTTCATGGGCCTGGACCAGGACGCGGCGCGCCAGCGTGTGGCCGCGCGGCCGGGCCACATCTTTCCGGTCAGCCTGGTGGCGAGTCAGTTCCAGACGCTGGAAGACCCCAGTGGCGAAACCGGGGTTCTGACGCTTGACGCCTTGCAGCCGCTGGACCTGCTGTGTCGCCAGGTCTGCGACTGGCTGGGCCGACCCATCCCTCAAGATTGA
- a CDS encoding LacI family DNA-binding transcriptional regulator — translation MHPRRRRSSGRVTLNDVAHAAEVSPITASRALRGERGVAAELVARVQEAAQRLGYVPDPAARALATQRSTQVPVLVPLLSNTLFVDVLEAVHRTLFPAGYQPLIGVTHYDAQEEEELLRSYLALRPAGLLVTGFDRTETARQLIAASGVPCVHLMEVTDAPQVYCAGFSQQDAGAAMTAHLLAGGRRRIAFIAAQLDPRTLQRAEGYRRCLRAAGLYDAGLELLSSARSSLALGAELLERLLREQPDVDAVFFCNDDLAQGGLLAAQRLGVAVPRQLAIAGFNDLAGSAQMLPPLTTVRTPRWAIGEAGAQMLLQLMRGGQPPQHSVRLPYEVVARAST, via the coding sequence ATGCACCCGCGCCGCCGCCGTTCCAGCGGTCGCGTCACCCTCAACGACGTGGCTCACGCCGCCGAAGTCAGCCCCATCACCGCCTCGCGCGCCCTGCGCGGAGAACGCGGCGTGGCCGCGGAACTGGTGGCCCGCGTGCAAGAGGCCGCGCAACGCCTGGGTTACGTGCCGGACCCCGCAGCCCGTGCCCTGGCCACGCAGCGCAGCACCCAGGTGCCGGTGCTCGTGCCCCTGCTGTCCAACACCCTGTTTGTGGATGTGCTCGAAGCCGTGCACCGCACCCTGTTCCCGGCGGGCTACCAACCGCTGATCGGCGTGACGCATTACGACGCGCAGGAAGAGGAAGAGCTGCTGCGCAGCTACCTCGCGCTGCGTCCGGCCGGACTGCTGGTCACCGGCTTTGATCGCACCGAAACCGCGCGCCAGTTGATCGCCGCCAGCGGCGTGCCCTGCGTGCACCTGATGGAAGTGACCGACGCACCCCAGGTCTACTGCGCCGGCTTCTCACAGCAGGATGCGGGTGCCGCCATGACCGCGCACCTGCTGGCGGGCGGGCGGCGGCGCATCGCCTTCATCGCCGCCCAGCTCGACCCGCGCACCCTGCAACGGGCCGAGGGCTATCGCCGTTGCCTGCGCGCTGCCGGTCTGTACGATGCCGGTCTGGAGTTGCTGAGCTCGGCACGCTCGTCCCTGGCCCTGGGCGCCGAACTGCTGGAGCGACTGCTGCGCGAACAGCCGGACGTGGACGCCGTCTTCTTCTGCAACGACGACCTGGCCCAGGGCGGCCTGCTGGCTGCGCAGCGCCTGGGGGTGGCCGTGCCGCGGCAACTCGCCATCGCTGGCTTCAACGACCTGGCAGGCAGCGCGCAGATGCTGCCGCCGCTGACCACCGTGCGCACGCCACGTTGGGCCATCGGCGAGGCCGGCGCGCAGATGCTGCTGCAACTGATGCGCGGTGGGCAACCGCCCCAGCACAGTGTGCGCCTGCCTTACGAGGTGGTAGCGCGCGCCAGCACCTGA
- the zwf gene encoding glucose-6-phosphate dehydrogenase — protein sequence MNTKNDTLLPLDLVIFGGAGDLALRKLIPALYMAHLHGRLPAEARIVGVGRQPWTTADYAAFVAERARPFIPDNTHDAAAWSGFLARLDFATVDATRPESFAALRACCARTALRVYYLATAPDLFAPICAELATQGLINADARVVLEKPLGHDLESARAINDEVARHFAERQIYRIDHYLGKETVQNLMVLRFGNAIFEPLWRGPNIRSVQITVAESVGVGSRAGFYDHTGALRDMVQNHLLQLMCIVAMEPPLSLDPDDVRDEKLKVLRSLQPLTPADIQRDTVRGQYTAGHAEGHAAPGYRQEEGVPSDSQTETFIALKAHVRNPRWAHVPFFLRTGKRMPNRRSQIIIEFAQPPFSVFADQPDAQPNRLVITLQPEESIQLQMMVKEPGSGMRMQRVDLGLDLQSASRRRRAEAYERLLMDVVHGRLTHFMRRDELEAAWRWIDPIQRGWQASNQPARPYPAGSWGPAASSALMAREGLAWFEET from the coding sequence ATGAACACCAAGAACGACACACTCCTGCCCCTGGACCTCGTCATCTTCGGCGGCGCTGGCGACCTGGCGCTGCGCAAGCTGATCCCCGCGCTGTACATGGCCCATCTGCACGGCCGCCTGCCGGCTGAGGCGCGCATCGTGGGGGTGGGCCGCCAGCCCTGGACCACGGCGGACTACGCGGCCTTCGTCGCCGAGCGCGCGCGCCCATTCATCCCCGACAACACCCATGACGCAGCGGCCTGGAGCGGCTTCCTGGCGCGGCTGGATTTCGCCACCGTGGACGCGACCCGACCCGAGAGCTTCGCCGCGCTGCGCGCCTGCTGCGCGCGCACGGCCCTGCGCGTCTACTACCTCGCGACCGCGCCCGACCTGTTCGCGCCCATCTGCGCCGAGCTGGCCACGCAGGGCCTGATCAACGCCGACGCACGCGTGGTGCTTGAAAAACCACTGGGCCACGACCTCGAGTCGGCGCGCGCCATCAACGACGAGGTGGCCCGCCACTTCGCCGAGCGCCAGATCTACCGCATCGACCATTACCTGGGCAAGGAAACGGTGCAAAACCTCATGGTGCTGCGCTTCGGCAACGCCATCTTTGAACCCCTCTGGCGCGGCCCCAATATCCGCAGCGTGCAGATCACCGTGGCCGAATCGGTGGGCGTGGGCAGCCGCGCCGGCTTCTACGACCACACAGGCGCCCTGCGTGACATGGTGCAGAACCACCTGCTGCAGCTGATGTGCATCGTGGCCATGGAGCCGCCCCTGTCACTCGACCCCGACGATGTACGCGACGAAAAACTCAAGGTGCTGCGCTCGCTCCAGCCCCTGACGCCAGCCGACATCCAGCGCGACACCGTGCGCGGCCAGTACACGGCCGGCCATGCGGAAGGCCATGCCGCACCGGGCTACCGGCAGGAGGAGGGCGTGCCCTCGGACAGCCAGACCGAAACCTTCATCGCGCTCAAGGCCCATGTGCGCAACCCGCGCTGGGCCCACGTGCCCTTCTTCCTGCGCACCGGCAAGCGCATGCCGAACCGGCGCAGCCAGATCATCATCGAGTTCGCCCAACCGCCGTTCTCGGTGTTTGCGGACCAGCCCGACGCCCAACCCAACCGGCTGGTCATCACCCTGCAACCGGAAGAGTCCATCCAGTTGCAAATGATGGTCAAGGAACCCGGCAGCGGCATGCGCATGCAGCGCGTGGACCTGGGCCTGGACCTGCAGTCGGCCTCGCGCCGGCGCCGCGCCGAGGCCTACGAGCGCCTGCTGATGGACGTGGTACACGGCCGCCTGACGCATTTCATGCGGCGCGACGAGCTGGAAGCCGCCTGGCGCTGGATCGACCCCATCCAGCGCGGCTGGCAGGCGTCGAACCAGCCTGCCCGTCCCTACCCCGCGGGCAGTTGGGGCCCGGCCGCCAGTTCGGCCTTGATGGCGCGCGAAGGCCTGGCCTGGTTCGAGGAAACATGA
- the pgl gene encoding 6-phosphogluconolactonase: MPMPVEHLHANAEALARDIAARLRSALAARGQALLRVSGGRSPVALFEQLRAQPLDWAQVAVQLVDERHLPDGHAERNETLLRAHLLQGPAAAARLLPLDKAHAAQAALTADVTVLGMGEDGHTASLFPDAPGVADALRPEAAPDVVALTPAQAPHPRLSLNLAALLKSRHTVLSIAGPTKWTVYQHARAQSQAMPGTDLPISLVLRHATEPVAVWHAD; the protein is encoded by the coding sequence ATGCCCATGCCCGTGGAACATCTCCACGCCAACGCCGAAGCGCTCGCGCGCGACATCGCGGCGCGCCTGCGGTCCGCCTTGGCCGCGCGCGGCCAGGCCCTGCTGCGTGTGTCTGGCGGGCGCTCGCCCGTGGCACTGTTCGAGCAATTGCGCGCACAGCCGCTGGACTGGGCCCAGGTGGCCGTGCAGTTGGTGGACGAGCGCCACCTGCCGGACGGTCATGCCGAACGCAACGAAACCCTGCTGCGTGCCCATCTGCTGCAAGGCCCGGCCGCCGCCGCGCGCCTGCTGCCCCTGGACAAAGCCCATGCGGCGCAAGCGGCGCTCACCGCCGACGTGACCGTGCTCGGCATGGGCGAGGACGGCCACACGGCTTCGCTGTTCCCCGACGCCCCCGGCGTGGCCGACGCGTTGCGGCCCGAGGCCGCGCCGGACGTGGTGGCACTGACACCCGCGCAAGCGCCCCACCCGCGCCTCAGCCTCAATCTCGCGGCGCTGCTGAAGAGCCGCCACACCGTACTGTCCATCGCCGGCCCCACCAAATGGACGGTCTACCAGCACGCACGCGCACAGAGCCAAGCCATGCCCGGCACGGACCTGCCGATCTCCCTGGTGCTGCGCCACGCGACCGAGCCGGTCGCGGTGTGGCACGCTGATTGA
- the edd gene encoding phosphogluconate dehydratase, whose translation MNAPTPLHPTIKTVTERIVERSRETRAAYLAMVARSRKPGPYREGMGCANAAHAWAAMPVNDKLTLRAARAPNLGIVTAYNDMLSAHQPYENYPEQIRAAARAAGATAQVAGGVPAMCDGVTQGYEGMELSLFSRDVIALATAVSLSHNVFDAALCLGICDKIVPGLVIGSLQFGQLPVVFVPSGPMSSGLPNDEKAKVRQLYALGKVSRDELLQAEEAAYHGAGTCTFYGTANSNQMLMEIMGLHLPGASFVNPQTTLRPLLTRTAVQRAVALAQAAAAGDLANSAPMAEVVSEKTIVNAIVGLLATGGSTNHTLHLVAMARAAGVLIDWDDFAELSASVPLLTRIYPNGTADVNHFHAAGGMGFLIRELLSAGLLHPDVRTVMGQGLQAYTQEPWQDGSGPYAALAWRPAPASSGNTDVLRGVADPFSVDGGLKLLQGNLGRAVVKTSAVKPQHRHVRAPAVVVDSQQELQELFKQGKLERDFVAVVRHQGPRANGMPELHKLTPALGTLQDKGYKVALVTDGRMSGASGKVPAAIHLSPEALDGGMIARVRDGDLIDLDCEAGRLLLEVPEHELAARTVRVPDLSAEHSGVGRDLFALFRQHAGRAEAGASPLLG comes from the coding sequence ATGAACGCACCCACCCCCCTGCATCCCACGATCAAGACCGTCACCGAGCGCATCGTCGAGCGCAGCCGCGAGACCCGCGCCGCTTATCTGGCCATGGTGGCGCGCTCGCGCAAGCCCGGCCCCTACCGCGAGGGCATGGGCTGCGCCAACGCGGCGCATGCCTGGGCCGCGATGCCGGTCAATGACAAACTGACCCTGCGCGCGGCGCGCGCGCCCAACCTGGGCATCGTCACCGCCTACAACGACATGCTCTCGGCCCACCAGCCCTACGAGAACTACCCCGAGCAGATCCGCGCGGCCGCGCGCGCGGCCGGTGCCACGGCCCAGGTGGCCGGCGGCGTGCCCGCCATGTGCGACGGCGTGACCCAGGGTTACGAAGGCATGGAGCTCTCGCTGTTCTCCCGCGACGTGATCGCGCTGGCGACGGCGGTGTCGCTCTCGCACAATGTGTTCGACGCCGCGCTCTGCCTGGGCATCTGCGACAAGATCGTGCCCGGCCTGGTGATCGGCTCGCTGCAGTTCGGCCAGTTGCCCGTGGTCTTCGTGCCCTCGGGCCCCATGAGCTCGGGCCTGCCCAATGACGAGAAAGCCAAGGTGCGCCAGCTCTACGCGCTAGGCAAGGTCAGCCGCGACGAACTGCTCCAGGCCGAGGAAGCGGCTTACCACGGCGCGGGAACCTGCACCTTCTACGGCACGGCCAACTCCAACCAGATGCTGATGGAGATCATGGGCCTGCACCTGCCCGGCGCGTCCTTCGTGAACCCGCAGACCACGCTGCGTCCGCTGCTGACGCGCACGGCCGTGCAACGCGCGGTGGCGCTGGCCCAGGCGGCGGCGGCTGGCGACCTGGCCAACAGCGCGCCCATGGCCGAGGTGGTGAGCGAGAAAACCATCGTCAACGCCATCGTGGGTCTGCTGGCCACCGGCGGCTCGACCAACCACACGCTGCACCTGGTGGCCATGGCGCGGGCCGCGGGCGTGCTGATCGACTGGGACGATTTCGCCGAGCTGTCGGCCAGCGTGCCCCTGCTCACGCGCATCTATCCCAACGGCACGGCCGACGTGAACCACTTCCATGCGGCCGGTGGCATGGGCTTCCTGATCCGCGAGTTGCTGTCCGCCGGCCTACTGCACCCGGACGTGCGTACCGTGATGGGCCAGGGCCTGCAGGCCTACACCCAGGAACCCTGGCAGGATGGCAGCGGCCCCTACGCCGCCCTGGCCTGGCGCCCCGCGCCGGCCAGCTCGGGCAACACCGATGTGCTGCGTGGCGTGGCCGACCCCTTCAGCGTTGACGGTGGCCTCAAGCTGCTGCAAGGCAATCTGGGCCGCGCCGTGGTCAAAACCTCGGCCGTCAAGCCGCAGCACCGCCATGTGCGCGCGCCCGCCGTGGTCGTGGACAGCCAGCAGGAACTGCAGGAACTGTTCAAGCAGGGCAAACTGGAACGCGATTTCGTGGCCGTGGTGCGCCACCAGGGCCCGCGTGCCAACGGCATGCCCGAGCTGCACAAGCTCACACCCGCACTCGGCACGCTGCAGGACAAAGGCTACAAAGTCGCGCTCGTCACCGACGGGCGCATGTCCGGCGCCTCCGGCAAGGTGCCGGCCGCCATCCACCTCAGTCCCGAGGCACTGGACGGCGGCATGATCGCCCGCGTGCGCGACGGTGACTTGATCGACCTCGATTGCGAGGCGGGTCGCCTGCTGCTCGAAGTTCCCGAGCACGAGCTGGCCGCTCGCACCGTGCGCGTGCCGGATCTGTCCGCGGAGCACAGTGGCGTGGGCCGCGACCTCTTCGCCCTCTTCCGCCAGCACGCGGGCCGCGCCGAGGCCGGCGCCTCGCCGCTGTTGGGCTGA
- a CDS encoding bifunctional 4-hydroxy-2-oxoglutarate aldolase/2-dehydro-3-deoxy-phosphogluconate aldolase translates to MTLPLPSFRSRIVPVVVITDPKQAAPLADALLEGGIDVIEITLRHPAALAAIEAAARHAPGLCVGAGTVTRPDEAQRVKDAGARFALSPGMTPALLNAVQTAQLPFVPGVMTPGEVMAARDAGYSLVKLFPAAQAGGLNMLKALAGPLPDMRFCPTGGVSPDNLQAFLQQPNVALVGGSWLTPADVLARGDWAAVTRLAREASAQTQTTGA, encoded by the coding sequence ATGACCTTGCCCCTGCCCTCCTTCCGCTCCCGCATCGTGCCCGTGGTCGTCATCACCGACCCGAAACAGGCCGCACCTCTGGCCGACGCCCTGCTCGAAGGCGGCATCGACGTGATCGAAATCACCCTGCGTCACCCGGCCGCGCTGGCCGCCATCGAGGCCGCCGCGCGCCACGCGCCCGGGCTGTGTGTGGGCGCAGGCACGGTAACCCGGCCCGATGAAGCACAGCGGGTCAAGGACGCGGGCGCGCGTTTCGCCCTCTCGCCAGGCATGACGCCCGCTCTACTGAACGCCGTGCAGACCGCGCAACTGCCCTTCGTACCTGGCGTGATGACACCAGGCGAAGTGATGGCCGCGCGCGACGCGGGGTACAGCCTGGTCAAGCTCTTCCCTGCCGCCCAGGCCGGCGGCCTGAACATGCTGAAGGCCTTGGCGGGCCCCTTGCCCGACATGCGCTTCTGCCCCACGGGGGGCGTCAGCCCGGACAACCTGCAGGCTTTCTTGCAGCAACCCAATGTGGCCCTGGTCGGTGGCTCCTGGCTCACGCCCGCCGACGTGCTGGCGCGCGGGGACTGGGCCGCCGTCACGCGGCTGGCGCGCGAAGCCAGTGCCCAGACGCAGACGACCGGCGCCTGA